GAATGGCCTTCGAGAGTGCGAATTTGTTTCCCAGTTGCCACATTCCAGAGTTTAATAGTTTTATCCCAACTACCACTAGCGAGAGTTTTACCATCGGGACTGAAGGCTATGGTTGCAACAGCTTGGCTATGTCCCATAAAAGTGCGAATTAACTTCCCAGTTGTCAGGTTCCAGAGTTTGATTGTTTTATCTAAGCTACCACTAGCCAACGTTTTACCATCAGGACTAAAAGCCACAGATGCTACCCCATCAGTATGTCCTGTGAGTGTGCGAATTTCTTCGGTTGTCGCCAGATTCCACAGTTTAATTGTCTTATCTGCACTACTACTGGCAAGAATTTTACCATCAGGATGGAATGCGATCGCCCAAATCCATTTCAAGTGTCCTTTGAGGGTTTGAAGTTCTGTTCCCGTTGCTAGATTCCACAGTTTAATTGTCTTATCATCGCTACCACTAGCCAAAATTTGCCCATTGGGTGCAAAAGCAACAGAATTAACATCACTCGCATGTCCCCTAAAAGTTTTAGGTTGTTCTGCACTTTCTGAGACTTCGGTAGTATTGAACTTAGGTAAAGACTGAAAATACCAAATTCCGCCTAATCCCAAAAGTATAATGACAACATTGACAAGCAATAATTTTTGCAAATTGTCATTGATTTTGAGTGCAAATAACCGCTGATGAGTTCCTGGAACTGTAAGTAAAGTTGGCGCTGCTGTCAATAAGCTGGTTGATGTTGGAGATGCTAAAGATTGTTTTTTCAAGTCTTGGATGACTTGATCTGCTACTTGATAACGTTGGCGGATATCTGTTGTTAGGAGTTTATCTAAAACTTTACCTAACTTTGCACCTATGGTTATCCTACCCCTGTCTGTACTTGGTAGATATCTTCGCCAATATTTCACCCAACCATAGCCTTGCTGCATCCATAATTTTGACGGTGCATTTCTCGTCAGCAAATAAAAGCAAGTGACACCTAAACTATATAAATCACTGGCTGGGAAAGCTTGTCCATCCTGCATTTGTTCGATGGGAGTATAACCATGTGAGCCGATGGTTGTACCTAGTTTAGTCTGAACTGTGGCTGTTAATTGCTTAGATGCACCAAAATCAATTAAGACTAATTTGCCATCACTCTGACGACGAATTATATTTTGTGGTTTAATATCTCGATGAATTACGCCGCGATCGTGAATAAATTTCAGTACAGGGAGTAAATCGAGTAAAACTCTAATCACTTGAGTTTCGTTATAAGTTACTCCTTGACGTAATTCCTCTAGTAAATTTTGTCCATCTATAAATTGTTGGACTAAAAATAAATAATTATCTTGCTCAAAATAAGCTAATAATGCAGGTATTTGCGGATGTTCTCCTAAATGTTGCAATCGTTGCGCTTCGTCTTGAAATAATTTAATTGCTTTCTTGATAGCACCAGCTTCTTGAACTTTAGGTGCGAATTGTTTAACTACACACCATTCATTGAGTTTATCTGCATCTTCCGCAAGATAGGTTCTGC
This window of the Nostoc sp. HK-01 genome carries:
- a CDS encoding serine/threonine protein kinase with WD-40 repeats, with translation MVCCLNPDCPEPLNSDANQYCQSCNTPLVRLLRGHYRVIKVLSDEGGFGRTYLAEDADKLNEWCVVKQFAPKVQEAGAIKKAIKLFQDEAQRLQHLGEHPQIPALLAYFEQDNYLFLVQQFIDGQNLLEELRQGVTYNETQVIRVLLDLLPVLKFIHDRGVIHRDIKPQNIIRRQSDGKLVLIDFGASKQLTATVQTKLGTTIGSHGYTPIEQMQDGQAFPASDLYSLGVTCFYLLTRNAPSKLWMQQGYGWVKYWRRYLPSTDRGRITIGAKLGKVLDKLLTTDIRQRYQVADQVIQDLKKQSLASPTSTSLLTAAPTLLTVPGTHQRLFALKINDNLQKLLLVNVVIILLGLGGIWYFQSLPKFNTTEVSESAEQPKTFRGHASDVNSVAFAPNGQILASGSDDKTIKLWNLATGTELQTLKGHLKWIWAIAFHPDGKILASSSADKTIKLWNLATTEEIRTLTGHTDGVASVAFSPDGKTLASGSLDKTIKLWNLTTGKLIRTFMGHSQAVATIAFSPDGKTLASGSWDKTIKLWNVATGKQIRTLEGHSDFILSLAFSPDGKTLASGSKDKTLKLWDLATGETIRTLKQHSDKVNSVAYKETANGIILASGSSDNTIKLWNPTTGQEIRTLKRDSGYIYSVAVSADGKAIASGGSAENIIKIWPISQ